In Methylacidiphilum infernorum V4, a single window of DNA contains:
- the gatA gene encoding Asp-tRNA(Asn)/Glu-tRNA(Gln) amidotransferase subunit GatA has translation MKLFELSVKELRRLLVQKEVSPLEVVENLLCRIAEVDPKIFAYIYLNHERALEASKKADISLPLGGVPVAIKDNINVLGEPCRCASRILEGYLAPYDSTVIEKLKKAGAILLGRTNMDEFAMGSSTENSSVGITRNPWNTERVPGGSSGGSAAAVAAHEAFCALGSDTGGSIRQPAAFCGCVGLKPTYGRVSRYGLTAFASSLDQIGPITKTVEDAALLLEVISGFDPFDNTSEKLPVPRFSELLENRPLKDFVLGIPKEYFIEGIDGEVRQALSQVIGHYEKLGVKIEEVSLPHTPYAVATYYILATAEASANLARFDGIRYGKRAKNYNDLIDYYGKTRDEGFGSEVKRRILLGTYVLSSGYYDAYYLRALKVKEKIKQDFSLAFQKCQALLTPTSPFCAFRIGEKTSDPLQMYLADIFTIAVNLAGICALSIPCGRSTEGLPIGFQLIGPAWKEETILALGYIYQKTTGWVPPLPPLGGPTGGGGADGLPL, from the coding sequence GTGAAATTGTTTGAACTTTCAGTCAAAGAGCTTCGGAGGCTTCTTGTTCAAAAAGAAGTCAGTCCGTTGGAAGTTGTTGAAAACCTCCTTTGCAGAATAGCGGAAGTCGACCCCAAGATTTTCGCTTACATCTATCTCAACCATGAAAGAGCCCTTGAAGCTTCCAAGAAAGCAGACATTTCTCTTCCCCTGGGAGGTGTGCCCGTAGCCATAAAAGACAACATTAACGTGCTTGGCGAGCCTTGCCGGTGCGCTTCCCGTATCCTGGAGGGTTACCTCGCTCCTTACGATAGCACCGTCATCGAGAAGTTAAAAAAAGCGGGAGCCATTTTGCTGGGAAGAACAAACATGGATGAATTCGCCATGGGATCTTCCACGGAAAATTCTTCGGTGGGGATAACCCGCAACCCCTGGAATACCGAGAGAGTCCCTGGAGGAAGTAGTGGAGGTTCTGCTGCGGCGGTCGCCGCCCATGAAGCCTTCTGTGCCCTTGGAAGCGATACGGGAGGCTCCATTCGCCAGCCTGCTGCTTTTTGTGGTTGCGTTGGACTCAAGCCCACCTACGGGAGAGTCTCTCGATATGGCCTGACGGCTTTTGCTTCCAGTTTAGACCAGATCGGACCGATAACGAAGACCGTCGAAGATGCCGCCTTACTCCTCGAGGTCATCTCGGGCTTCGATCCCTTTGACAACACTTCTGAAAAGCTACCCGTCCCCCGTTTTTCGGAGCTGCTCGAGAACCGTCCTCTTAAAGACTTTGTGCTGGGAATACCCAAGGAGTATTTCATCGAGGGCATTGACGGGGAAGTACGCCAAGCCCTCAGCCAAGTCATCGGCCATTATGAAAAGCTAGGGGTAAAAATTGAAGAAGTTTCCTTACCCCATACTCCTTATGCGGTCGCCACTTATTATATTCTTGCCACTGCCGAAGCCTCCGCCAATCTGGCCAGGTTCGATGGTATCCGCTACGGGAAACGGGCCAAAAATTACAACGATCTCATCGATTATTACGGCAAAACAAGGGATGAAGGTTTTGGCTCCGAAGTCAAAAGGAGAATTCTGCTTGGAACTTATGTCCTGAGCTCGGGCTATTACGATGCCTATTACCTGCGTGCTTTAAAGGTCAAGGAAAAGATTAAGCAGGACTTTTCCTTGGCTTTTCAAAAATGCCAAGCCCTCTTAACCCCCACCTCGCCCTTTTGTGCTTTTCGCATTGGTGAAAAAACAAGCGATCCCTTGCAGATGTACTTAGCCGATATATTTACGATCGCCGTTAATCTTGCGGGGATTTGTGCCCTCTCTATTCCCTGTGGACGATCCACCGAAGGATTGCCCATCGGGTTCCAGCTCATCGGACCGGCATGGAAAGAAGAAACTATTTTGGCTTTAGGTTATATTTATCAGAAAACCACGGGTTGGGTTCCACCCCTACCCCCTCTAGGAGGACCAACGGGTGGAGGGGGTGCCGATGGCCTACCCCTGTAG
- the gatB gene encoding Asp-tRNA(Asn)/Glu-tRNA(Gln) amidotransferase subunit GatB — MDYEAIIGLEVHVQLKTQTKLFCGCAVEYGATPNSRVCPVCLGLPGALPSPNKEAIILTIQTGLMLGSEIARRGKFDRKNYFYPDMPKNYQISQYDQPLCKGGSVQLYPLAFPKDAQKDPQAQERKKIRIVRVHLEEDVGKSFHFDENSGIDFNRAGTPLMEIVSEADIRSPEEAFAYLSALRQILRYGNVSDCDMEKGQLRCDVNVSVKPAGEKKWGTKCEIKNLNSISAVRKALKYEIQRQIHVLSTGSKISQETLRWDDLRGQTVPMRTKEYAHDYRYFPDPDLLTVVTEGELVAEAKKRIPELPEQKKQRLCEVYRLNEYQSSVLASDPQLADYFEKAASTASNKVAVANFLINDYLAVASDLETAVPIPAEYFSELSNLVEQGKLHMKQAKEIVKVMVAEKKSPAAIVQEQGIGQITSVEVLQGLCREAIEANPKSVSDYRSGKLAALNALKGYVMKKTKGQANPQIVHDLLEKTLKETG; from the coding sequence ATGGACTATGAAGCGATAATTGGCTTAGAAGTTCACGTTCAGCTAAAAACTCAAACCAAGCTTTTTTGCGGCTGCGCCGTTGAATATGGAGCAACACCCAACAGCCGGGTTTGCCCCGTCTGCTTGGGGTTACCCGGTGCACTGCCCTCGCCCAATAAAGAGGCCATTATCCTGACAATCCAAACGGGGTTAATGCTTGGATCTGAAATCGCCCGCAGAGGAAAATTCGATAGGAAAAATTACTTCTATCCGGACATGCCCAAGAATTACCAGATTTCACAGTACGATCAACCCCTTTGCAAAGGCGGTTCTGTCCAACTCTACCCTTTAGCTTTTCCCAAGGATGCTCAAAAGGATCCCCAAGCCCAGGAGAGGAAAAAAATCCGGATCGTCAGGGTCCATCTTGAAGAAGACGTGGGAAAATCCTTTCATTTCGATGAAAATAGCGGGATAGATTTTAACCGTGCCGGCACACCCTTAATGGAAATCGTCTCGGAGGCGGATATCCGGAGTCCTGAAGAGGCTTTTGCTTACCTTTCCGCTCTCCGTCAAATACTCAGGTACGGAAATGTAAGCGATTGTGACATGGAAAAAGGCCAGCTTCGATGCGATGTCAACGTGAGTGTTAAACCCGCTGGAGAAAAAAAATGGGGAACGAAGTGCGAGATAAAGAATCTCAACAGCATTAGTGCGGTGCGCAAGGCTTTAAAATATGAAATTCAAAGACAAATTCATGTTTTATCCACGGGGAGCAAGATATCCCAGGAAACCCTCCGATGGGATGATTTAAGAGGTCAAACGGTTCCCATGAGGACCAAGGAATACGCCCACGACTACAGGTATTTTCCCGATCCTGATCTGCTTACCGTCGTTACCGAAGGAGAACTGGTTGCCGAGGCCAAGAAAAGGATCCCTGAACTGCCCGAACAAAAAAAACAAAGGCTCTGCGAAGTCTACCGGTTGAACGAATATCAATCCAGCGTTTTAGCCTCGGATCCGCAACTGGCCGACTATTTCGAAAAGGCCGCTTCCACGGCATCGAATAAAGTGGCCGTAGCCAATTTCCTTATTAATGATTACCTAGCCGTGGCTTCGGATCTTGAAACGGCCGTTCCCATCCCTGCGGAATATTTTTCAGAGCTTTCCAACCTCGTTGAACAGGGAAAGCTCCACATGAAGCAAGCCAAGGAGATCGTCAAGGTGATGGTCGCCGAAAAGAAAAGCCCTGCGGCAATCGTCCAAGAACAAGGAATAGGACAGATTACCAGTGTCGAGGTGCTCCAAGGGCTATGCCGGGAAGCCATCGAGGCCAACCCCAAGAGCGTGTCCGATTACAGGTCCGGGAAGTTAGCCGCTCTCAACGCCTTGAAGGGCTACGTCATGAAAAAAACAAAAGGGCAAGCCAACCCCCAGATCGTGCACGATCTTTTAGAAAAAACACTAAAAGAAACGGGCTAA
- a CDS encoding N-acetylmuramic acid 6-phosphate etherase, whose translation MGKLLGIEGGATHTRWMVVEERDGKVLSEGKEGAGNFHLLSRDELFSLFRSIRERAGEDIAEIGVGFAGCQTEKEKEVLETLIREIWPGAKRIVVAEDSRSAYAGAFDPGQEGLLVIGGTGSNVIGYKGGVWEKAGGWGQLGDPGSGYRIGREGLERIYLDWDLTKKNSALGLAFLRHCCVNNLAELLGYVLAQFGRKDFVASFAPLVLEMAEKGDASSLEIVKKEASALALRVQIVAERLGLTHPRVALVGGLFENSPFYTQLFGKELKRLLPFSEYFVCRTPGPLGALRLLRTSYSPSLLKKENGLPTEEQRKVLDRALTEERNPRSCSLEKKTVAELVDLFISEESYVQSALEKCKKEIESAALAVSDTLAKGGRLFYVGAGTSGRLGVLDASEMPPTFNVSPEVVQAIMAGGAEAVLRSMEGIEDDSGEGYKSISSRGVTEKDIVCGITASGRTPFVVAALEAAKHKGARTILLSCNPQRPPCPYADIGIDLPTGPEIVAGSTRLKAGTATKVVLNMFSTIAMIRTGKVKDNLMINLQPKSMKLRYRSLRILMTLYGLDEKTATALLEKKDWLLSAVISEMESKERL comes from the coding sequence ATGGGCAAATTACTAGGCATAGAAGGCGGGGCGACCCATACCCGCTGGATGGTCGTCGAGGAAAGGGACGGCAAGGTTCTCTCTGAAGGAAAAGAAGGAGCGGGCAATTTTCATCTTTTATCCCGGGACGAACTGTTTTCCCTTTTTAGGTCCATCCGGGAAAGAGCCGGGGAAGACATCGCAGAAATAGGCGTTGGGTTTGCGGGATGCCAAACGGAAAAAGAAAAAGAGGTGCTTGAAACCCTGATCCGGGAAATTTGGCCCGGGGCCAAAAGAATCGTGGTGGCCGAAGACAGCCGGTCGGCTTATGCAGGGGCCTTTGATCCAGGCCAAGAAGGCCTATTGGTTATAGGGGGCACGGGATCCAACGTGATCGGCTATAAGGGAGGGGTGTGGGAAAAAGCGGGGGGGTGGGGCCAACTCGGTGATCCCGGCAGCGGTTATAGGATAGGCAGGGAGGGGTTGGAAAGGATCTACTTGGACTGGGATCTTACCAAAAAGAATTCAGCCCTTGGCTTGGCTTTTCTTCGTCACTGCTGTGTCAATAACCTGGCCGAGTTGTTGGGCTACGTTCTTGCGCAGTTTGGAAGGAAGGATTTTGTCGCCTCTTTTGCTCCCCTCGTTTTGGAAATGGCTGAAAAGGGAGATGCAAGTTCCCTTGAAATCGTAAAAAAGGAGGCTTCGGCGTTGGCCTTGCGCGTCCAGATCGTGGCTGAAAGGTTGGGATTGACCCATCCCCGGGTAGCCTTGGTAGGCGGGCTCTTTGAAAACTCCCCCTTTTATACCCAGCTTTTTGGAAAGGAATTAAAAAGGCTTCTGCCCTTTTCCGAGTACTTTGTGTGCAGGACTCCAGGCCCTTTGGGGGCTTTGCGCCTGCTTAGAACTTCTTATAGTCCCTCATTGTTGAAGAAGGAAAACGGGCTCCCTACCGAGGAGCAAAGAAAGGTACTTGATAGGGCCCTGACCGAGGAAAGGAATCCCCGCAGTTGCTCCCTTGAAAAGAAAACGGTGGCCGAACTGGTGGATTTGTTTATCTCCGAAGAATCCTACGTCCAGTCCGCCTTGGAAAAATGCAAGAAAGAAATCGAATCGGCAGCCTTGGCCGTCAGCGATACGTTGGCCAAGGGAGGGAGGCTCTTTTATGTGGGAGCGGGGACTAGCGGGAGGCTGGGTGTGCTCGATGCCAGTGAAATGCCCCCTACTTTTAACGTTTCCCCGGAGGTTGTCCAGGCAATCATGGCCGGGGGAGCAGAAGCGGTCTTGCGAAGCATGGAAGGGATTGAAGACGATAGCGGGGAAGGTTACAAAAGCATTTCAAGTAGGGGAGTAACCGAAAAGGATATCGTGTGTGGAATCACGGCCAGTGGGCGAACTCCTTTTGTGGTTGCCGCCCTTGAAGCGGCTAAACACAAGGGAGCCCGAACGATACTATTAAGTTGTAATCCCCAAAGACCTCCTTGTCCTTACGCCGACATCGGGATCGATCTTCCCACGGGACCGGAAATCGTGGCGGGATCGACCAGGCTTAAGGCGGGAACGGCCACCAAGGTTGTTTTAAACATGTTCAGCACCATAGCGATGATCCGCACGGGCAAGGTCAAAGACAATCTCATGATTAACCTTCAACCGAAGAGCATGAAGCTGCGTTACCGTTCGCTCCGTATACTCATGACCCTTTACGGTCTGGATGAAAAAACCGCCACCGCTTTGTTGGAAAAAAAGGATTGGCTCCTTTCTGCGGTCATTTCTGAAATGGAATCAAAGGAAAGGCTATAG
- a CDS encoding tetratricopeptide repeat protein codes for MRKYYFLALTYLILAIVIVRADSISIAQLKKLAEKGDVQAQCGLGIAYWYGKGVPQDYTQGVYWWRKAAEQGDDLAQWSLGNAYRDGQGVSQDYMQAVYWWRKAAEQGYDAAQWSLGDAYRDGQGVPQDYVQAVYWWRKAAEQGYDLAQWSLGDAYRDGQGVPQDYSQAVYWWRKAAEQGNAPAQWSLGYAYWHGQGVPQDYAQAVYWYRKAAEQGFAPAQSGLGGAYWHGQGVPQDYVQAEYWWRKAAEQGNADAKHWLKALETVVGKGQ; via the coding sequence GTGAGAAAATACTATTTTCTTGCCCTTACTTACTTGATTCTAGCGATCGTCATCGTTCGGGCTGATTCCATTAGCATAGCTCAATTGAAAAAACTGGCCGAGAAAGGAGATGTCCAGGCACAATGCGGTCTGGGCATTGCCTACTGGTATGGCAAGGGAGTGCCGCAGGACTACACGCAGGGGGTGTATTGGTGGCGGAAAGCGGCTGAACAGGGGGATGACCTAGCGCAATGGTCTCTGGGCAATGCATACAGGGATGGCCAAGGAGTGTCGCAGGACTACATGCAGGCGGTGTATTGGTGGCGGAAAGCGGCTGAGCAGGGGTATGATGCAGCGCAATGGTCTCTGGGCGATGCCTACAGGGATGGCCAAGGAGTGCCGCAGGACTACGTGCAGGCGGTGTATTGGTGGCGGAAAGCGGCTGAGCAGGGGTATGACCTAGCGCAATGGTCTCTGGGCGATGCCTACAGGGATGGCCAAGGAGTGCCGCAGGACTACTCACAGGCGGTGTATTGGTGGCGGAAAGCGGCTGAACAGGGGAATGCCCCAGCACAATGGTCTCTGGGCTATGCCTACTGGCATGGCCAAGGAGTGCCGCAGGACTACGCACAGGCGGTGTATTGGTATAGGAAAGCAGCTGAGCAGGGATTTGCCCCAGCACAATCCGGTCTGGGCGGTGCCTACTGGCATGGCCAAGGAGTGCCGCAGGACTACGTGCAGGCAGAGTATTGGTGGCGGAAAGCGGCTGAGCAGGGGAATGCCGATGCGAAACATTGGCTTAAAGCACTTGAAACCGTGGTAGGGAAAGGACAATAA
- the ligA gene encoding NAD-dependent DNA ligase LigA codes for MNKKKAPSLDSLGYEEIKKRHDELVKLIRKYDYAYYVEAHPLVSDQEYDNLYHELETLEKLHPELITPDSPTQRIGETPLSGFSQVTHEIPMLSLENTYSKEELFAFLERIKRALPGKKISFTVEPKIDGVSISAVYKNGLFSLGATRGNGTVGDDITQNLKTIRSLPLRLETPDPPEYLEVRGEAYMSPKDFERLNAQREKEGKVLFANPRNATAGSLKQLDPRVVAERPLAVVFYGAGKLVGMKCKTQEEWLNFLKKIGLPIPIVFWVCSNENEVYEAIGKLNECRNQLPYPTDGAAVKVNEWEYYSLLGYTAKAPRWAFAYKYGAERAKTRLNNVIFQVGRSGTITPVAEMDPVFLSGTTVSRATLHNFDQVKRLDVKIGDVVYLEKAGEVIPEVVGVDLNQRRGTEKEIVPPEFCPSCGEKLSWEGIFLRCENENCPAQLKERILHFAQRNAMDIQGLGESLVDQLVDKGIVKDVADIYDLDEETLVNLDRMGKKSAQNLLKAIEESKKKDLSRLIFGLGIPHIGQKASEDLARYFGTMDKLSHATEEELLNLPFIGEIMARSIVNYFRKEANRRRLEKLRKKGLNFVSTLSQASSGTLSGKTFVITGTLSEPRESIAQKIISKGGRVSNSLSRKTSYLVVGSDPGSKLQEAKKLGIPLINEQELLEMLHGG; via the coding sequence GTGAACAAAAAAAAGGCTCCTTCTTTGGACTCCCTCGGTTACGAGGAAATCAAAAAGAGGCATGATGAGCTCGTCAAGCTCATTCGAAAATACGACTACGCCTATTATGTCGAAGCCCATCCCCTGGTTTCCGACCAAGAATACGATAATCTTTACCACGAGCTAGAAACCCTTGAAAAACTCCATCCCGAGCTGATCACTCCCGACTCCCCCACCCAGAGGATAGGTGAGACTCCCCTGAGCGGTTTCTCTCAAGTCACCCACGAGATTCCCATGCTCAGTTTAGAAAACACCTATTCCAAGGAAGAACTCTTTGCTTTTCTAGAAAGAATAAAAAGGGCCCTTCCCGGGAAAAAAATCAGCTTTACCGTTGAACCCAAGATCGACGGCGTATCCATTAGCGCCGTCTACAAAAACGGGTTGTTCAGTCTTGGGGCTACCCGGGGCAACGGGACCGTGGGGGACGATATTACCCAAAACTTAAAAACCATCCGCAGCCTTCCTTTGAGGCTCGAAACGCCCGATCCTCCCGAATACTTAGAAGTAAGAGGAGAAGCCTACATGTCCCCTAAAGATTTTGAACGGCTCAATGCCCAGAGGGAAAAAGAGGGCAAAGTCCTCTTTGCCAATCCAAGGAATGCGACGGCCGGTTCTCTCAAGCAGCTCGATCCACGAGTAGTGGCCGAAAGACCCTTAGCCGTTGTCTTCTACGGAGCGGGAAAACTCGTGGGCATGAAATGCAAAACCCAAGAAGAATGGTTAAATTTTCTTAAAAAAATAGGCCTTCCCATCCCCATCGTGTTCTGGGTTTGTAGCAACGAAAACGAGGTCTACGAAGCGATAGGCAAACTCAACGAGTGTCGAAACCAGCTTCCTTATCCTACCGATGGAGCAGCCGTAAAAGTCAACGAGTGGGAGTATTATTCTCTTCTTGGATACACGGCGAAAGCCCCCCGGTGGGCATTTGCGTACAAGTACGGGGCTGAAAGGGCAAAAACACGGCTAAACAACGTTATTTTCCAGGTAGGTCGGAGTGGAACCATCACACCCGTGGCCGAAATGGATCCCGTTTTCCTTTCGGGAACAACGGTTAGCCGGGCAACGCTCCATAATTTCGACCAGGTTAAAAGACTCGACGTCAAGATCGGCGATGTCGTCTACCTGGAAAAGGCCGGGGAAGTTATCCCCGAAGTGGTCGGGGTCGATCTGAACCAGCGTCGCGGGACCGAAAAGGAGATCGTTCCCCCCGAGTTTTGTCCCAGTTGTGGGGAAAAACTTTCCTGGGAAGGGATATTCCTTCGGTGTGAGAATGAGAATTGTCCTGCCCAATTGAAGGAAAGAATTTTACATTTTGCCCAACGCAACGCGATGGATATCCAAGGACTGGGAGAGTCCCTGGTTGACCAACTGGTTGACAAGGGAATAGTCAAAGACGTTGCCGATATCTATGACCTGGACGAAGAAACCCTTGTCAACTTGGATCGAATGGGGAAGAAATCAGCCCAGAATCTTCTCAAAGCGATCGAAGAAAGCAAGAAGAAAGATCTCTCTCGATTAATCTTTGGCCTGGGGATACCCCACATAGGTCAAAAAGCCTCCGAGGATCTGGCCCGTTATTTTGGGACAATGGACAAACTGTCCCATGCCACCGAAGAAGAACTACTCAACCTCCCTTTTATTGGCGAGATCATGGCCAGGTCCATAGTCAACTACTTTCGGAAAGAAGCAAACCGCAGGCGGCTCGAAAAACTGCGCAAAAAAGGGCTAAACTTTGTCTCAACCCTCTCCCAAGCCTCTTCGGGCACTCTCTCCGGCAAAACCTTTGTCATTACGGGGACTCTTTCTGAACCCCGCGAATCCATAGCCCAAAAAATCATCTCCAAAGGAGGAAGGGTAAGCAACTCTCTTTCAAGAAAAACAAGCTATCTTGTTGTCGGTTCAGATCCCGGATCAAAATTACAGGAAGCCAAGAAACTGGGCATCCCCCTTATCAATGAACAGGAACTTTTAGAGATGTTGCATGGAGGATAA
- a CDS encoding LysM peptidoglycan-binding domain-containing protein has protein sequence MPFSLYAFQRRILKKFFRPLFHLFTLSFFFFFLPFFSHPLFCQESADSETPEIAKKLDGEEEKKKLLRAADILDQLQQNVETDSLNILSIKEEIKKLKEQVSTLQKDVDKIKAAVSPGNPSLSNSKKEKGESLGRAHKKFNGQKIEKGYYYVIQKNDTLESIAEAYRKSGVNVSVEDICKANNLSPNSTLEAGKKLFIPKKNG, from the coding sequence ATGCCTTTTTCCCTTTATGCCTTTCAAAGAAGGATTTTAAAAAAATTTTTCCGACCCCTTTTTCACCTTTTTACCCTATCCTTCTTTTTCTTTTTCCTTCCTTTCTTTTCTCATCCTCTTTTCTGCCAAGAAAGCGCGGATTCAGAGACCCCGGAGATTGCAAAAAAGCTCGACGGAGAAGAAGAGAAGAAAAAACTTCTCAGGGCTGCAGACATCCTTGATCAACTCCAGCAAAATGTAGAAACCGATTCACTCAATATCCTATCTATCAAGGAGGAAATCAAAAAGCTGAAGGAGCAGGTTTCAACGCTCCAAAAAGATGTCGATAAAATAAAAGCAGCCGTATCCCCTGGCAACCCTTCCTTAAGCAATTCAAAAAAAGAAAAAGGAGAATCTCTTGGAAGGGCCCATAAAAAGTTTAACGGGCAGAAGATCGAAAAAGGATACTATTATGTCATCCAAAAAAACGATACCCTGGAGAGCATAGCGGAGGCTTATAGAAAAAGCGGGGTAAATGTAAGCGTCGAAGACATATGTAAGGCAAACAATCTATCGCCTAACTCTACCCTGGAAGCAGGGAAAAAGTTATTTATCCCTAAAAAAAACGGCTAA
- the glpK gene encoding glycerol kinase GlpK yields MSPSPFLFLLIISSVATMAEFIGVIDQGTTSTKFLIFDRQGRVVYSSFKEHRWYCPEKGWIEQDGLEIFHHVLALVEEALTEKPLRKKDLAALGITNQRETTLLWDKKTGIPLSRAIVWQDSRTSDLVREFSQTKEGIYRYHHKTGLPLSTYFSGLKLLWLLQNLPGARQKAASGELLFGTVDSFLAWKLSGGPQGGKHSTDVTNASRTQLFNINSLKWDQEILEELDIPPLLLPEVVPSASFLSEAKVGILKGVPLAGLIGDQQAALIGQGCISFGEGKCTYGTGAFLLFNTADKPIFSRRGLITTLAYMLNDGKVCYALEGSTVAAGSAVRWLKELLKLKDEKEVEKLAAQAKDNGGIYFVPAFNGLFSPYWDPQARATILGLSWDTQGSHLARAVLEATAFQVGELFELIQKECGMEILELKVDGGMIKNDQLMQFQADILNRKLRAADIEATSLGAAFVAGLAVGLLSGIEEIDSWRKTTREWVPTMGPAQRERLLRYWKKAVQKASRWIE; encoded by the coding sequence GTGAGTCCTTCCCCTTTTCTCTTTTTACTCATAATCAGTAGCGTGGCTACCATGGCTGAGTTTATCGGGGTAATCGATCAAGGAACGACGAGCACCAAGTTCCTTATCTTTGACCGCCAAGGTCGTGTTGTTTATTCTTCTTTCAAAGAACACCGTTGGTATTGCCCGGAAAAAGGTTGGATTGAACAGGATGGATTGGAAATCTTCCATCATGTCCTTGCCCTTGTTGAAGAGGCCCTCACTGAAAAGCCATTGAGAAAAAAAGACTTGGCGGCCCTGGGCATTACCAACCAAAGGGAAACAACCCTCCTTTGGGATAAAAAGACGGGAATTCCCCTTTCCAGGGCAATAGTGTGGCAGGACAGCCGCACATCCGACCTTGTCCGCGAATTCTCTCAAACAAAAGAGGGTATTTACCGTTACCACCATAAAACGGGATTGCCCTTATCGACTTATTTTAGCGGGCTAAAACTGTTATGGCTACTTCAGAATCTGCCTGGAGCAAGGCAAAAAGCTGCTTCTGGAGAGCTGCTTTTTGGAACGGTCGATTCTTTTTTAGCTTGGAAATTGTCGGGAGGCCCCCAAGGGGGAAAACACAGCACCGATGTGACCAATGCCTCTCGGACTCAACTTTTTAACATCAATAGCCTCAAGTGGGATCAGGAAATCTTGGAAGAACTGGACATACCGCCCCTTTTGTTACCCGAAGTAGTCCCATCGGCTTCTTTTTTGTCCGAAGCAAAGGTGGGTATTTTAAAGGGGGTGCCCTTAGCCGGTCTTATCGGCGACCAGCAAGCCGCTCTCATAGGACAGGGTTGTATAAGTTTCGGGGAAGGAAAGTGTACCTATGGCACGGGAGCTTTTCTTTTATTCAACACGGCCGATAAGCCCATTTTTTCGCGTAGGGGACTTATTACCACCTTGGCCTATATGTTGAATGATGGCAAAGTGTGTTATGCCCTTGAAGGGAGCACGGTTGCGGCGGGTTCTGCCGTGCGGTGGCTGAAGGAATTACTGAAACTTAAGGATGAGAAGGAAGTCGAAAAGCTTGCCGCACAAGCCAAGGACAACGGGGGAATATATTTTGTTCCCGCTTTTAATGGATTGTTTTCGCCTTATTGGGATCCCCAGGCTAGGGCTACGATCCTGGGTTTAAGTTGGGATACCCAAGGAAGTCACTTGGCCAGGGCGGTATTGGAAGCCACCGCTTTTCAAGTGGGTGAGCTTTTCGAGCTGATCCAAAAGGAATGTGGCATGGAGATCCTTGAACTTAAGGTCGATGGGGGAATGATTAAAAATGATCAGCTCATGCAGTTCCAGGCGGATATACTCAATAGGAAACTGCGGGCAGCCGATATCGAGGCTACATCTTTGGGAGCTGCTTTTGTTGCGGGCTTGGCCGTGGGATTATTGAGTGGGATAGAGGAAATCGACTCATGGAGGAAGACAACCAGGGAATGGGTGCCGACAATGGGACCGGCACAGAGAGAAAGACTGCTTCGTTATTGGAAAAAAGCGGTTCAGAAAGCCTCCCGATGGATCGAGTAA
- a CDS encoding type III pantothenate kinase: MILVDISNSVTKIGLFKEGELRLLEKIPTAQISFEQTERIAQMYPLEDLILCSVVPQKNLFFEKPFLGRLYQIDPTVPLGIPIHYPNPREIGADRLANAVALSLLYGYPAVAIDFGTATTFDIVDQKGAFCGGIIAPGLSMMTSYLHEKTALLPLVEIKEPSKVIAQSTEEALRVGAVHGYRGMVQYLIEKIKEELGLLQKFIVVATGGGSRLVCSQLKSVDVIDEMLTLKGIRLIGEILIKRKRKDLPFPEGYPPMKGESFPFSLFTHNQ; the protein is encoded by the coding sequence ATGATCCTTGTCGATATCAGCAATTCGGTGACAAAAATAGGGCTCTTTAAGGAGGGGGAACTCCGTCTCTTGGAGAAAATTCCTACCGCTCAAATAAGCTTTGAGCAGACGGAGAGAATCGCGCAGATGTATCCCTTGGAGGATTTAATCCTATGTAGCGTGGTGCCCCAGAAAAATCTTTTTTTCGAGAAACCTTTCCTAGGCAGGTTATATCAAATTGATCCCACTGTTCCTTTGGGAATCCCAATCCATTACCCTAACCCCAGGGAAATCGGAGCCGATAGGCTTGCTAACGCCGTGGCCTTGTCGCTTTTATACGGTTATCCCGCTGTAGCCATCGATTTTGGGACGGCGACGACTTTTGATATTGTCGATCAAAAGGGGGCTTTCTGTGGAGGAATCATTGCTCCGGGATTAAGCATGATGACCTCTTACCTGCATGAAAAGACCGCCCTTTTACCCTTGGTTGAAATAAAAGAACCTTCGAAGGTAATTGCCCAATCCACGGAAGAAGCCCTGCGGGTGGGAGCCGTTCATGGCTACAGGGGAATGGTTCAGTATCTTATAGAAAAAATCAAGGAAGAGCTTGGCCTGCTTCAAAAATTCATCGTTGTGGCTACCGGAGGGGGGAGTCGGCTGGTCTGCTCTCAGCTCAAAAGCGTCGATGTTATCGACGAAATGCTGACCTTAAAAGGAATTCGGCTCATTGGAGAAATTTTGATAAAGAGGAAAAGAAAAGACCTCCCTTTTCCTGAAGGCTATCCTCCGATGAAGGGTGAGTCCTTCCCCTTTTCTCTTTTTACTCATAATCAGTAG